One part of the Dunckerocampus dactyliophorus isolate RoL2022-P2 chromosome 11, RoL_Ddac_1.1, whole genome shotgun sequence genome encodes these proteins:
- the dnajc4 gene encoding dnaJ homolog subfamily C member 4 isoform X4: MCYETQSFLTSQGAGRRAVADITIVPFSCNCLNKRCGHLIAMQLEAQLRLCQSCLWCWKSGLRVFSQSVAQRKAANYYDLLGVKCDATLDEIKNAFFDKSKKLHPDSDPSNPALHSQFVQLNEAYRVLSKEPSRREYDFKIRHPYGGGGGQAFRSASSHGNSSTAAQDNMRYWEQVYQSHTQEMSAEEREQQRRRNFRLMGYCLLTMALSVGVHFIFFRKLEEVHTNYMDEKDRVIAEIYKESKERARVNGFKKQTEILRQKHAEFVEKYKMGSGGEK, translated from the exons ATGTGTTATGAAACCCAGTCATTCTTG ACAAGTCAGGGGGCGGGGAGGAGAGCAGTTGCTGACATCACTATTGTGCCCTTTTCATGTAACTGTCTAAACAAG CGCTGCGGGCATCTTATCGCCATGCAGTTGGAGGCGCAGCTTCGTCTCTGCCAGAGTTGCCTGTGGTGCTGGAAGAGTGGACTGCGTGTGTTCTCCCAGAGCGTTGCACAAAG AAAAGCTGCAAACTACTACGACCTGCTGGGAGTCAAATGTGATGCCACCTTGGATGAaatcaaaaatgcattttttgacaaatCTAAAAAG CTGCACCCAGACAGCGACCCGTCGAACCCGGCCCTGCACAGCCAGTTTGTGCAGCTGAACGAGGCCTACCGTGTGCTGAGCAAGGAGCCCAGCAGGAGGGAGTATGACTTCAAAATCAGACATCCatacggaggaggaggaggccagGCCTTCCGATCAGCATCCAGTCACGGAAACAG CAGCACGGCGGCGCAGGACAACATGCGTTACTGGGAGCAAGTGTATCAGTCCCACACCCAGGAGATGTCGGCAGAGGAGAGGGAGCAGCAGCGGAGGAGGAACTTCCGCCTCATGGGCTACTGTCTGCTCACCATGGCGCTCAGCGTCGGAGTGCACTTCATCTTCTTCAG AAAGCTGGAAGAGGTCCACACTAACTACATGGACGAAAAGGATCGCGTCATCGCAGAAATATACAAAGAGTCCAAAGAGAGGGCCAG GGTCAACGGCTTTAAGAAGCAGACAGAAATCCTGCGACAGAAACACGCCGAGTTTGTGGAGAAATACAAAATGGGCAGCGGTGGAGAGAAGTAG
- the dnajc4 gene encoding dnaJ homolog subfamily C member 4 isoform X2: MLTPASTVDVVYYSVVHRVSYVVRSFVCPAKTSQGAGRRAVADITIVPFSCNCLNKRCGHLIAMQLEAQLRLCQSCLWCWKSGLRVFSQSVAQRKAANYYDLLGVKCDATLDEIKNAFFDKSKKLHPDSDPSNPALHSQFVQLNEAYRVLSKEPSRREYDFKIRHPYGGGGGQAFRSASSHGNSTAAQDNMRYWEQVYQSHTQEMSAEEREQQRRRNFRLMGYCLLTMALSVGVHFIFFRKLEEVHTNYMDEKDRVIAEIYKESKERARVNGFKKQTEILRQKHAEFVEKYKMGSGGEK; this comes from the exons ATGCTAACTCCGGCTAGCACTGTCGATGTTGTTTATTATAGTGTGGTACATCGTGTTAGTTACGTTGTAAGGTCATTTGTTTGCCCCGCAAAG ACAAGTCAGGGGGCGGGGAGGAGAGCAGTTGCTGACATCACTATTGTGCCCTTTTCATGTAACTGTCTAAACAAG CGCTGCGGGCATCTTATCGCCATGCAGTTGGAGGCGCAGCTTCGTCTCTGCCAGAGTTGCCTGTGGTGCTGGAAGAGTGGACTGCGTGTGTTCTCCCAGAGCGTTGCACAAAG AAAAGCTGCAAACTACTACGACCTGCTGGGAGTCAAATGTGATGCCACCTTGGATGAaatcaaaaatgcattttttgacaaatCTAAAAAG CTGCACCCAGACAGCGACCCGTCGAACCCGGCCCTGCACAGCCAGTTTGTGCAGCTGAACGAGGCCTACCGTGTGCTGAGCAAGGAGCCCAGCAGGAGGGAGTATGACTTCAAAATCAGACATCCatacggaggaggaggaggccagGCCTTCCGATCAGCATCCAGTCACGGAAACAG CACGGCGGCGCAGGACAACATGCGTTACTGGGAGCAAGTGTATCAGTCCCACACCCAGGAGATGTCGGCAGAGGAGAGGGAGCAGCAGCGGAGGAGGAACTTCCGCCTCATGGGCTACTGTCTGCTCACCATGGCGCTCAGCGTCGGAGTGCACTTCATCTTCTTCAG AAAGCTGGAAGAGGTCCACACTAACTACATGGACGAAAAGGATCGCGTCATCGCAGAAATATACAAAGAGTCCAAAGAGAGGGCCAG GGTCAACGGCTTTAAGAAGCAGACAGAAATCCTGCGACAGAAACACGCCGAGTTTGTGGAGAAATACAAAATGGGCAGCGGTGGAGAGAAGTAG
- the dnajc4 gene encoding dnaJ homolog subfamily C member 4 isoform X1 — protein MLTPASTVDVVYYSVVHRVSYVVRSFVCPAKTSQGAGRRAVADITIVPFSCNCLNKRCGHLIAMQLEAQLRLCQSCLWCWKSGLRVFSQSVAQRKAANYYDLLGVKCDATLDEIKNAFFDKSKKLHPDSDPSNPALHSQFVQLNEAYRVLSKEPSRREYDFKIRHPYGGGGGQAFRSASSHGNSSTAAQDNMRYWEQVYQSHTQEMSAEEREQQRRRNFRLMGYCLLTMALSVGVHFIFFRKLEEVHTNYMDEKDRVIAEIYKESKERARVNGFKKQTEILRQKHAEFVEKYKMGSGGEK, from the exons ATGCTAACTCCGGCTAGCACTGTCGATGTTGTTTATTATAGTGTGGTACATCGTGTTAGTTACGTTGTAAGGTCATTTGTTTGCCCCGCAAAG ACAAGTCAGGGGGCGGGGAGGAGAGCAGTTGCTGACATCACTATTGTGCCCTTTTCATGTAACTGTCTAAACAAG CGCTGCGGGCATCTTATCGCCATGCAGTTGGAGGCGCAGCTTCGTCTCTGCCAGAGTTGCCTGTGGTGCTGGAAGAGTGGACTGCGTGTGTTCTCCCAGAGCGTTGCACAAAG AAAAGCTGCAAACTACTACGACCTGCTGGGAGTCAAATGTGATGCCACCTTGGATGAaatcaaaaatgcattttttgacaaatCTAAAAAG CTGCACCCAGACAGCGACCCGTCGAACCCGGCCCTGCACAGCCAGTTTGTGCAGCTGAACGAGGCCTACCGTGTGCTGAGCAAGGAGCCCAGCAGGAGGGAGTATGACTTCAAAATCAGACATCCatacggaggaggaggaggccagGCCTTCCGATCAGCATCCAGTCACGGAAACAG CAGCACGGCGGCGCAGGACAACATGCGTTACTGGGAGCAAGTGTATCAGTCCCACACCCAGGAGATGTCGGCAGAGGAGAGGGAGCAGCAGCGGAGGAGGAACTTCCGCCTCATGGGCTACTGTCTGCTCACCATGGCGCTCAGCGTCGGAGTGCACTTCATCTTCTTCAG AAAGCTGGAAGAGGTCCACACTAACTACATGGACGAAAAGGATCGCGTCATCGCAGAAATATACAAAGAGTCCAAAGAGAGGGCCAG GGTCAACGGCTTTAAGAAGCAGACAGAAATCCTGCGACAGAAACACGCCGAGTTTGTGGAGAAATACAAAATGGGCAGCGGTGGAGAGAAGTAG
- the dnajc4 gene encoding dnaJ homolog subfamily C member 4 isoform X7 produces the protein MKVFVKTKTENNTSQGAGRRAVADITIVPFSCNCLNKEALRASYRHAVGGAASSLPELPVVLEEWTACVLPERCTKLHPDSDPSNPALHSQFVQLNEAYRVLSKEPSRREYDFKIRHPYGGGGGQAFRSASSHGNSSTAAQDNMRYWEQVYQSHTQEMSAEEREQQRRRNFRLMGYCLLTMALSVGVHFIFFRKLEEVHTNYMDEKDRVIAEIYKESKERARVNGFKKQTEILRQKHAEFVEKYKMGSGGEK, from the exons ATGAAGGTGTTTGTAAAGACGAAAACAGAAAATAAC ACAAGTCAGGGGGCGGGGAGGAGAGCAGTTGCTGACATCACTATTGTGCCCTTTTCATGTAACTGTCTAAACAAG GAAGCGCTGCGGGCATCTTATCGCCATGCAGTTGGAGGCGCAGCTTCGTCTCTGCCAGAGTTGCCTGTGGTGCTGGAAGAGTGGACTGCGTGTGTTCTCCCAGAGCGTTGCACAAAG CTGCACCCAGACAGCGACCCGTCGAACCCGGCCCTGCACAGCCAGTTTGTGCAGCTGAACGAGGCCTACCGTGTGCTGAGCAAGGAGCCCAGCAGGAGGGAGTATGACTTCAAAATCAGACATCCatacggaggaggaggaggccagGCCTTCCGATCAGCATCCAGTCACGGAAACAG CAGCACGGCGGCGCAGGACAACATGCGTTACTGGGAGCAAGTGTATCAGTCCCACACCCAGGAGATGTCGGCAGAGGAGAGGGAGCAGCAGCGGAGGAGGAACTTCCGCCTCATGGGCTACTGTCTGCTCACCATGGCGCTCAGCGTCGGAGTGCACTTCATCTTCTTCAG AAAGCTGGAAGAGGTCCACACTAACTACATGGACGAAAAGGATCGCGTCATCGCAGAAATATACAAAGAGTCCAAAGAGAGGGCCAG GGTCAACGGCTTTAAGAAGCAGACAGAAATCCTGCGACAGAAACACGCCGAGTTTGTGGAGAAATACAAAATGGGCAGCGGTGGAGAGAAGTAG
- the dnajc4 gene encoding dnaJ homolog subfamily C member 4 isoform X9, translating to MQLEAQLRLCQSCLWCWKSGLRVFSQSVAQRKAANYYDLLGVKCDATLDEIKNAFFDKSKKLHPDSDPSNPALHSQFVQLNEAYRVLSKEPSRREYDFKIRHPYGGGGGQAFRSASSHGNSSTAAQDNMRYWEQVYQSHTQEMSAEEREQQRRRNFRLMGYCLLTMALSVGVHFIFFRKLEEVHTNYMDEKDRVIAEIYKESKERARVNGFKKQTEILRQKHAEFVEKYKMGSGGEK from the exons ATGCAGTTGGAGGCGCAGCTTCGTCTCTGCCAGAGTTGCCTGTGGTGCTGGAAGAGTGGACTGCGTGTGTTCTCCCAGAGCGTTGCACAAAG AAAAGCTGCAAACTACTACGACCTGCTGGGAGTCAAATGTGATGCCACCTTGGATGAaatcaaaaatgcattttttgacaaatCTAAAAAG CTGCACCCAGACAGCGACCCGTCGAACCCGGCCCTGCACAGCCAGTTTGTGCAGCTGAACGAGGCCTACCGTGTGCTGAGCAAGGAGCCCAGCAGGAGGGAGTATGACTTCAAAATCAGACATCCatacggaggaggaggaggccagGCCTTCCGATCAGCATCCAGTCACGGAAACAG CAGCACGGCGGCGCAGGACAACATGCGTTACTGGGAGCAAGTGTATCAGTCCCACACCCAGGAGATGTCGGCAGAGGAGAGGGAGCAGCAGCGGAGGAGGAACTTCCGCCTCATGGGCTACTGTCTGCTCACCATGGCGCTCAGCGTCGGAGTGCACTTCATCTTCTTCAG AAAGCTGGAAGAGGTCCACACTAACTACATGGACGAAAAGGATCGCGTCATCGCAGAAATATACAAAGAGTCCAAAGAGAGGGCCAG GGTCAACGGCTTTAAGAAGCAGACAGAAATCCTGCGACAGAAACACGCCGAGTTTGTGGAGAAATACAAAATGGGCAGCGGTGGAGAGAAGTAG
- the dnajc4 gene encoding dnaJ homolog subfamily C member 4 isoform X6, with the protein MLTPASTVDVVYYSVVHRVSYVVRSFVCPAKTSQGAGRRAVADITIVPFSCNCLNKRCGHLIAMQLEAQLRLCQSCLWCWKSGLRVFSQSVAQRKAANYYDLLGVKCDATLDEIKNAFFDKSKKLHPDSDPSNPALHSQFVQLNEAYRVLSKEPSRREYDFKIRHPYGGGGGQAFRSASSHGNSSTAAQDNMRYWEQVYQSHTQEMSAEEREQQRRRNFRLMGYCLLTMALSVGVHFIFFRVNGFKKQTEILRQKHAEFVEKYKMGSGGEK; encoded by the exons ATGCTAACTCCGGCTAGCACTGTCGATGTTGTTTATTATAGTGTGGTACATCGTGTTAGTTACGTTGTAAGGTCATTTGTTTGCCCCGCAAAG ACAAGTCAGGGGGCGGGGAGGAGAGCAGTTGCTGACATCACTATTGTGCCCTTTTCATGTAACTGTCTAAACAAG CGCTGCGGGCATCTTATCGCCATGCAGTTGGAGGCGCAGCTTCGTCTCTGCCAGAGTTGCCTGTGGTGCTGGAAGAGTGGACTGCGTGTGTTCTCCCAGAGCGTTGCACAAAG AAAAGCTGCAAACTACTACGACCTGCTGGGAGTCAAATGTGATGCCACCTTGGATGAaatcaaaaatgcattttttgacaaatCTAAAAAG CTGCACCCAGACAGCGACCCGTCGAACCCGGCCCTGCACAGCCAGTTTGTGCAGCTGAACGAGGCCTACCGTGTGCTGAGCAAGGAGCCCAGCAGGAGGGAGTATGACTTCAAAATCAGACATCCatacggaggaggaggaggccagGCCTTCCGATCAGCATCCAGTCACGGAAACAG CAGCACGGCGGCGCAGGACAACATGCGTTACTGGGAGCAAGTGTATCAGTCCCACACCCAGGAGATGTCGGCAGAGGAGAGGGAGCAGCAGCGGAGGAGGAACTTCCGCCTCATGGGCTACTGTCTGCTCACCATGGCGCTCAGCGTCGGAGTGCACTTCATCTTCTTCAG GGTCAACGGCTTTAAGAAGCAGACAGAAATCCTGCGACAGAAACACGCCGAGTTTGTGGAGAAATACAAAATGGGCAGCGGTGGAGAGAAGTAG
- the dnajc4 gene encoding dnaJ homolog subfamily C member 4 isoform X5: MLTPASTVDVVYYSVVHRVSYVVRSFVCPAKTSQGAGRRAVADITIVPFSCNCLNKEALRASYRHAVGGAASSLPELPVVLEEWTACVLPERCTKLHPDSDPSNPALHSQFVQLNEAYRVLSKEPSRREYDFKIRHPYGGGGGQAFRSASSHGNSSTAAQDNMRYWEQVYQSHTQEMSAEEREQQRRRNFRLMGYCLLTMALSVGVHFIFFRKLEEVHTNYMDEKDRVIAEIYKESKERARVNGFKKQTEILRQKHAEFVEKYKMGSGGEK, translated from the exons ATGCTAACTCCGGCTAGCACTGTCGATGTTGTTTATTATAGTGTGGTACATCGTGTTAGTTACGTTGTAAGGTCATTTGTTTGCCCCGCAAAG ACAAGTCAGGGGGCGGGGAGGAGAGCAGTTGCTGACATCACTATTGTGCCCTTTTCATGTAACTGTCTAAACAAG GAAGCGCTGCGGGCATCTTATCGCCATGCAGTTGGAGGCGCAGCTTCGTCTCTGCCAGAGTTGCCTGTGGTGCTGGAAGAGTGGACTGCGTGTGTTCTCCCAGAGCGTTGCACAAAG CTGCACCCAGACAGCGACCCGTCGAACCCGGCCCTGCACAGCCAGTTTGTGCAGCTGAACGAGGCCTACCGTGTGCTGAGCAAGGAGCCCAGCAGGAGGGAGTATGACTTCAAAATCAGACATCCatacggaggaggaggaggccagGCCTTCCGATCAGCATCCAGTCACGGAAACAG CAGCACGGCGGCGCAGGACAACATGCGTTACTGGGAGCAAGTGTATCAGTCCCACACCCAGGAGATGTCGGCAGAGGAGAGGGAGCAGCAGCGGAGGAGGAACTTCCGCCTCATGGGCTACTGTCTGCTCACCATGGCGCTCAGCGTCGGAGTGCACTTCATCTTCTTCAG AAAGCTGGAAGAGGTCCACACTAACTACATGGACGAAAAGGATCGCGTCATCGCAGAAATATACAAAGAGTCCAAAGAGAGGGCCAG GGTCAACGGCTTTAAGAAGCAGACAGAAATCCTGCGACAGAAACACGCCGAGTTTGTGGAGAAATACAAAATGGGCAGCGGTGGAGAGAAGTAG
- the nudt22 gene encoding uridine diphosphate glucose pyrophosphatase NUDT22: MMDPEVSLLLHCATWRGLRQSQVQVELSERYNRQTDAALERHIEEVWAARVCKEPWLFNGAKFRLHSFHLASPLSQSPAAELSRCTQSFQGSTEEKGSVEPMQVPLLTLRVGLTSYKDYLGTNWSAQVAELRGRGKADFGSSDALLAQPLGVGAIMCTGDKQVVLIRRSQKVAEAGEKLDIPGGHPEPKLVCESLGEEKITINLLQKRPEAVVSELFLSVCAEIRDEVNVPLSSLGEPLLMGVALNHTSAGRPSAEFYVSCSLSSAEVKALYWKGGAEASESTDIVFLSRAEVLGLDRGSPLWSELCPSAKGAVLLYQSVKPGVETKGQQSNAQRSH, from the exons ATGATGGACCCTGAAGTGTCTCTGCTGCTGCACTGTGCAACCTGGCGGGGGCTGAGGCAGTCACAAGTGCAGGTGGAGCTCTCTGAAAG GTATAATCGTCAGACGGACGCAGCTCTTGAACGTCACATCGAGGAGGTGTGGGCGGCACGGGTGTGCAAGGAGCCGTGGCTTTTCAACGGCGCCAAATTCAGGCTGCACTCTTTCCACTTGGCGTCACCTTTGAGTCAGTCACCTGCCGCGGAGCTCTCACGTTGCACTCAGTCATTCCAAGGCTCTACAGAGGAGAAGGGAAGCGTTGAGCCAATGCAGGTGCCGCTGCTCACGCTGAGAGTTGGACTCACCTCCTACAAGGACTACCTGGGGACCAACTGGTCCGCCCAGGTGGCAGAGCTCCGTGGACGTGGTAAGGCGGACTTCGGCAGTAGCGATGCCCTGCTGGCCCAACCGTTAGGCGTGGGCGCCATCATGTGCACTGGCGACAAACAGGTGGTGTTGATCAGGCGCAGCCAGAAGGTAGCGGAGGCGGGCGAGAAGCTGGACATTCCCGGTGGTCACCCAGAACCAAAG CTGGTGTGTGAGAGTCTGGGTGAGGAGAAGATCACCATCAACCTGCTACAAAAGCGTCCGGAAGCTGTTGTGTCTGAGCTGTTCTTATCTGTGTGTGCTGAGATTAGAGACGAG GTGAACGTCCCGCTGAGTTCCCTCGGAGAGCCTCTGCTGATGGGCGTCGCCCTGAATCACACCAGTGCCGGGAGACCGAGTGCAGAGTTCTACGTCAG TTGTTCGCTGTCATCTGCTGAAGTCAAAGCGCTGTATTGGAAAGGAGGAGCTGAGGCCAGTGAGTCCACCGACATCGTCTTCCTCAGCAGAGCG GAGGTGTTGGGGCTGGACAGAGGCAGCCCCCTGTGGTCGGAGCTGTGTCCTTCCGCCAAAGGAGCCGTGCTGCTTTACCAAAGTGTGAAGCCTGGCGTGGAAACGAAAGGCCAACAAAGCAATGCTCAGAGATCACATTAG
- the dnajc4 gene encoding dnaJ homolog subfamily C member 4 isoform X8 — protein MCYETQSFLTSQGAGRRAVADITIVPFSCNCLNKEALRASYRHAVGGAASSLPELPVVLEEWTACVLPERCTKLHPDSDPSNPALHSQFVQLNEAYRVLSKEPSRREYDFKIRHPYGGGGGQAFRSASSHGNSSTAAQDNMRYWEQVYQSHTQEMSAEEREQQRRRNFRLMGYCLLTMALSVGVHFIFFRKLEEVHTNYMDEKDRVIAEIYKESKERARVNGFKKQTEILRQKHAEFVEKYKMGSGGEK, from the exons ATGTGTTATGAAACCCAGTCATTCTTG ACAAGTCAGGGGGCGGGGAGGAGAGCAGTTGCTGACATCACTATTGTGCCCTTTTCATGTAACTGTCTAAACAAG GAAGCGCTGCGGGCATCTTATCGCCATGCAGTTGGAGGCGCAGCTTCGTCTCTGCCAGAGTTGCCTGTGGTGCTGGAAGAGTGGACTGCGTGTGTTCTCCCAGAGCGTTGCACAAAG CTGCACCCAGACAGCGACCCGTCGAACCCGGCCCTGCACAGCCAGTTTGTGCAGCTGAACGAGGCCTACCGTGTGCTGAGCAAGGAGCCCAGCAGGAGGGAGTATGACTTCAAAATCAGACATCCatacggaggaggaggaggccagGCCTTCCGATCAGCATCCAGTCACGGAAACAG CAGCACGGCGGCGCAGGACAACATGCGTTACTGGGAGCAAGTGTATCAGTCCCACACCCAGGAGATGTCGGCAGAGGAGAGGGAGCAGCAGCGGAGGAGGAACTTCCGCCTCATGGGCTACTGTCTGCTCACCATGGCGCTCAGCGTCGGAGTGCACTTCATCTTCTTCAG AAAGCTGGAAGAGGTCCACACTAACTACATGGACGAAAAGGATCGCGTCATCGCAGAAATATACAAAGAGTCCAAAGAGAGGGCCAG GGTCAACGGCTTTAAGAAGCAGACAGAAATCCTGCGACAGAAACACGCCGAGTTTGTGGAGAAATACAAAATGGGCAGCGGTGGAGAGAAGTAG
- the si:ch211-107m4.1 gene encoding heterogeneous nuclear ribonucleoprotein U-like protein 2: protein MKLADIKKLKVAELRSRLQEAGLDHRGLKTELVGRLWSSLDHRQSANTDEEDVKRQDDGTTFLTVVTGDLLGPASSSPVDPAAIALADQTTRKYSDSTTQTESEEGLQSPSTDSERPPGGQDEDGQAERSELEPPQTDDRGRAFYEFKEEIRYKRAKPPQAPPAREETEQEDEDTVRLDSYHSHLHFEVGPDGACGQPRFWDRFPLLWSGCRLTHGVSQGSVGYEVRLERMLFSNHAVDGLESRESYGMRIGWSLAHTSLLLGEEAFSFAYDGRARKVSGGVEDNYGETFSEGDIVGCYATFSANGSVQLSFHKNGRLMGVAFSLDASVLRGRALYPHVLCKNCAVRFLLDPTAPPWYRSPPGFIPLAALPAGLRLRNTLGPNSRAQCEVVMMVGLPASGKSHWAKARMRQHPEKHYKLLGTEELLACMMRGARERQMQQAAQCLTQLIQRAAHTPGNYILDQCNILFSAQRYKLQLFADFRHRSVVVVFPSAAEWKRRLSEHQKDGEKIPEIALLKLQVSCSLPEQHSDLLDELQYAELPQEAAGALLQEYKDEARRLLPPVPKVEKKKKYLQKKRPHPHGPLPPHWIRESSLDGWNDTMPHMQAWNPQPRYWNTVYYDQAMYYNSGYEGYW from the exons ATGAAGCTAGCGGACATTAAGAAGCTAAAAGTAGCAGAACTCCGGTCCAGGCTTCAAGAAGCAGGTTTAGATCACAGGGGACTGAAGACTGAGCTCGTAGGCAGGCTGTGGTCGTCGCTGGATCACCGTCAAAGTGCAAACACAGATGAAGAAGACGTTAAACGTCAAGACGACGGCACGACGTTTTTAACAGTTGTAACGGGTGATCTACTGGGGCCGGCTTCTTCTTCCCCCGTCGATCCTGCCGCCATCGCccttgcagaccaaaccacgaGAAAGTATTCCGACTCCACAACACAAACCGAGAGTGAAGAAGGCTTGCAGAGTCCGTCTACCGACTCTGAGCGGCCGCCAGGTGGCCAGGATGAGGACGGTCAAGCCGAGAGGAGCGAGCTGGAGCCACCACAGACAGACGACAGAGGTCGGGCTTTCTACGAGTTTAAAGAGGAGATACGATATAAAAG AGCCAAGCCACCACAAGCGCCACCGGCGAGAGAGGAGACAGAGCAGGAAGATGAAGACACAGTTAGACTAGATTCAT ATCACAGTCACCTTCATTTTGAGGTTGGACCAGACGGTGCCTGCGGTCAGCCACGATTCTGGGACAGATTCCCCCTGCTGTGGTCGGGCTGCAGGCTCACCCACGGGGTGTCGCAAGGCTCGGTGGGCTATGAGGTGAGGCTGGAGAGGATGTTGTTCAGCAACCACGCGGTGGACGGCCTGGAAAGCAGAGAGTCCTACGGGATGCGAATAGGCTGGTCCTTGGCCCACACATCACTGCTGCTAG GTGAAGAGGCCTTTTCTTTTGCTTATGATGGACGAGCTAGAAAAGTGAGCGGTGGCGTGGAAGACAACTATGGAGAGACGTTTTCCGAGGGAGACATCGTTGGCTGTTATGCT ACTTTCTCCGCAAATGGCAGCGTTCAGCTCTCATTCCATAAAAATGGCCGTTTGATGGGCGTGGCCTTTTCCCTTGATGCATCAGTGCTTCGAGGCCGCGCCCTGTACCCTCATGTCCTCTGCAAGAACTGTGCTGTGCGCTTCTTGTTGGACCCCACAGCTCCTCCGTGGTACCGCAGCCCTCCTGGCTTCATCCCACTGGCGGCGCTCCCTGCTGGGCTGAGGCTTCGCAACACACTGGGCCCAAACTCCAGAGCGCAGTGTGAG GTGGTGATGATGGTGGGTCTCCCTGCTTCCGGAAAGAGCCACTGGGCTAAAGCCCGCATGCGCCAGCATCCAGAGAAACACTACAAGCTGCTGGGCACGGAAGAGCTGCTGGCGTGCATGATG AGAGGAGCGAGGGAGCGCCAGATGCAGCAGGCCGCTCAGTGTCTGACCCAATTAATCCAACGAGCCGCTCACACGCCAGGCAACTACATCCTGGACCAG TGCAACATCCTTTTCTCCGCACAGCGTTACAAGCTGCAGCTGTTCGCTGATTTCAGGCATCGCTCGGTGGTGGTGGTTTTTCCCTCAGCAGCCGAGTGGAAAAGACGCCTGTCAGAACATCAGAAGGACGGGGAAAAGATCCCCGAGATCGCCCTGCTCAAACTCCAAG TCAGCTGCAGTCTTCCGGAGCAGCACAGCGACCTTTTGGACGAGCTGCAGTACGCCGAGCTGCCTCAGGAAGCGGCGGGGGCGCTGCTGCAGGAGTACAAAGACGAGGCTCGCCGGCTGCTGCCCCCTGTTCCCAAagtagagaagaagaagaaataccTGCAGAAGAAAAGACCCCACCCACATGGGCCTCTGCCACCTCATTGGATCAGGGAGAGCAGCTTAGACG GGTGGAATGACACAATGCCTCACATGCAGGCTTGGAACCCACAGCCCAGATAT TGGAACACTGTTTATTATGACCAAGCCATGTACTACAACAGTGGATATGAGGGCTACTGGTGA
- the dnajc4 gene encoding dnaJ homolog subfamily C member 4 isoform X3 encodes MKVFVKTKTENNTSQGAGRRAVADITIVPFSCNCLNKRCGHLIAMQLEAQLRLCQSCLWCWKSGLRVFSQSVAQRKAANYYDLLGVKCDATLDEIKNAFFDKSKKLHPDSDPSNPALHSQFVQLNEAYRVLSKEPSRREYDFKIRHPYGGGGGQAFRSASSHGNSSTAAQDNMRYWEQVYQSHTQEMSAEEREQQRRRNFRLMGYCLLTMALSVGVHFIFFRKLEEVHTNYMDEKDRVIAEIYKESKERARVNGFKKQTEILRQKHAEFVEKYKMGSGGEK; translated from the exons ATGAAGGTGTTTGTAAAGACGAAAACAGAAAATAAC ACAAGTCAGGGGGCGGGGAGGAGAGCAGTTGCTGACATCACTATTGTGCCCTTTTCATGTAACTGTCTAAACAAG CGCTGCGGGCATCTTATCGCCATGCAGTTGGAGGCGCAGCTTCGTCTCTGCCAGAGTTGCCTGTGGTGCTGGAAGAGTGGACTGCGTGTGTTCTCCCAGAGCGTTGCACAAAG AAAAGCTGCAAACTACTACGACCTGCTGGGAGTCAAATGTGATGCCACCTTGGATGAaatcaaaaatgcattttttgacaaatCTAAAAAG CTGCACCCAGACAGCGACCCGTCGAACCCGGCCCTGCACAGCCAGTTTGTGCAGCTGAACGAGGCCTACCGTGTGCTGAGCAAGGAGCCCAGCAGGAGGGAGTATGACTTCAAAATCAGACATCCatacggaggaggaggaggccagGCCTTCCGATCAGCATCCAGTCACGGAAACAG CAGCACGGCGGCGCAGGACAACATGCGTTACTGGGAGCAAGTGTATCAGTCCCACACCCAGGAGATGTCGGCAGAGGAGAGGGAGCAGCAGCGGAGGAGGAACTTCCGCCTCATGGGCTACTGTCTGCTCACCATGGCGCTCAGCGTCGGAGTGCACTTCATCTTCTTCAG AAAGCTGGAAGAGGTCCACACTAACTACATGGACGAAAAGGATCGCGTCATCGCAGAAATATACAAAGAGTCCAAAGAGAGGGCCAG GGTCAACGGCTTTAAGAAGCAGACAGAAATCCTGCGACAGAAACACGCCGAGTTTGTGGAGAAATACAAAATGGGCAGCGGTGGAGAGAAGTAG